accttgagtgcacgtatgtaaaagtacttcaacaagtaaacgtgtgcaagaacgaatgctagtcttgacctaaacaaataggtttgtatcaatatcggtaaacacggtcggtcaaagtgttcaattagttctatggctcgttaagactcgattataatagcatgtgaatcaaattgtcatgtttcatgtaaggtacaagtataaaagcatgttagaatgattgcataagtatttggttaagtttgattaaaagtcaactttggtcgggtcaaagtcaacaaaaaagtcaacacgttcgggtcgggtctcgaactatttttctgaggtttttaatcatatatgagcatgttagagcaagttacatgtgaatcggaggtccatagcatggcaaacatttttcgtaaaatgaacaAACCAaacattgaaggcctggacggcgtccaacattgaaggcctggacggcgtccaataatctggacggcgtccagatctgtatccagaccctgttttgctgcaacaaagaaatgcacgaaccaaaactcaaacaaccccaacttatgacccgcaaacaatcaaaacatgtatcttatatcatcgagaaggtattttgacgaggaaaacaactaaacacatttcaacaaacaattcaatacttgcaacaacccaaatcacattcaatgctcatcatttaatgcatttaagttcataaatgcaattcaatgattcgggcaaccaatttacacgaatgatatgccgtttcgaagataattaaacatacaatacaactaaacacttactaataacatctcatgtcattcaaagcatcaaaggttcatttcaagttcatcaaaccctaacccaaatccaccaaaatcaataatcaagtttatgaagttttctaaagcaacctacacatcaaattgaagctagtgatactaggaacacatttaatacttgcactttatcataacaacaacattaaatcatccaaaactcaaaatcaaacacacacttttcatgttcatgctagttacactaaaataacgagatcgagcatataaatcatatattcatgttagacttgagccatagacactaattaacaactttataagttaaacacatcaagaacacaaaatctagtgattttagaaagttacccaaatgtaatgaaatcggtatggaatcgaagaggaatttgcaaggattccaaaaatacaatttgttttgatgggcACTTGCTAGAacgaaaatagatgatgaatctttgtatttgggtgttgagagaaaatggaggaagtaacaaagaaggagaagatgaagtgaatggatgagaggagtttgactcctttgacctagtcaccattttggcattttgacaagtttagtccctcaagtttcattcgggtgcgtgaattacctaaacgagataatttaaaacgcgtatcaacgggagatgttataaacatataaaggactttaaaatgaataaacggaaagtaaacggaaaaaggcgggatgttacatttggtCCCTcgggtttaaagcgggtgcgtgaattacctaaacgagatattttaaaacgcgttttaacggaagatgttataattatataacggactttaaataaataaatggaaaaaggcaggatgttacaaaaACAACACAAGTTTTGGCATGATATTTGGCTTGGCAACAATCCTCTCAAAAATCGTTTCAGCATGTTGTATCGTTTGGAGAAGAACCAAGACGTACTGTTCGGGATCGAATCAGATGGCAGGACCCAGTTTCTGTCACATAAGACGGTTGGACCCGCGTTTAAACGGGCGAACAAATAGCGAGCTGATCAAGATTAATAATTTGCTGCAATCATTGGTATTCGACTCAACAAAAGAAGACTCATGGCGATGGACGTTGTGCGGTAAGGgccattttgttacaaaaatactttATGATCTTATTTTTTCAAATTTACAACATTAGGCGAGGCGACAAATGGTGCGACATTGAGGAATAATTTGACTTCTAAAAAAGTTGAAGTTTTCATATGACGGGGAAAGCTGAAAAGGTTACTCATTTTATCGGAATTAGATAAGTGAGGTATTGACTTACATTCCGTCCGTTGCCCGCAATGTGATGATGGAATTGAGTTGATTGAACATTCATTATTTACTTGTAAAGATGCACGAGATACTTGGAAAAAAGTCTTTTCATGGTGGTGTCAAGGTAGTGTGAATCAACATTGTTTTGAAGACATTTTCGATTGTAACTTATCTTCAATTTCATCGGATATCGGTGCGAATGCTTGGCAAGCGGTTAAGTGGCTGTGCGGCCCGAGTATCTCATTTGGTGAAATCGGAACCAAAAGGTATTCAAAAACACAAGTTGGAACCCTCCGGTTGCTTTAAGTGAGATCCAAGTTAAAAGCTATGAATGAATATCAAAACGGTGTAGGCTCATGAAAGTCGATTGACATATGTGACTTCATATTCCGATGTCACTATTTGTATAACTTGCGCGATTAGCCATATGCATTTGCGTGACTTTTTGAATATGGATGCTATCTTAGCATATTTACTCTTCACTCTTGTAATGCATAGACTAGTTTGTTAGATAGTGTTGATTAGATTATTAGCGCAATGCCGGCTTGCGAATCCTATGTACAACTTGTGTAATCTCTTGTGATTGAATAAAAtttctgcttttttttttttaaaaaaaaagaaaaaaagatggCAATAGAGTTATTATGGTAAACACTTGTAAAAATTAGATAAAAAAGATTAATTATTTTCTTTCACCAATCTCCACTCTTTTATTTCTCGTACGGAGTATTTAACACATACACTAATTTATTGAGGATGAAAATATATAGatagattgattgattgattgatagatagatagatagatagatagattagagGTAGTAATCGTAAATAAGCCTCGACTCGATGCACCACATTTTTGTACCATAGTGTCAACAAGAGCATGTTTGGACACATCAGCACAAAGCAGTCAAGTCGGTCATGTTACACGTGTGATGTCCTAATTGGCCAACACCCACAGGGTGACGAGAACCAGACCACCCTCATTTATTAATTTATTCTATTCCATCAAAATCTCGTCCTGTTTCCCCCCTCGATCTTTATCTCCATCATCAATTCAAACCCTAATTCGTAACGATTTGAAATACGATTCACGTAACGTTTTCCTAAAATCGCAATAGTAATTAGACAAATTCGTTTTCCTGAAGTTACATAATCACGAACAGGTATATCGAGATCCTAATCAAATTAGGTTTTCTTCGCGGTTTGTTATCATCACGCCTTCCTAATTCTCATTATTGGTAGCATTTTATTTGTCAATAGACTGCTACTCTTcagtttattatgattattagggtTTATTGAAAGCATATTTGGCAGATTTTCACGTTTCCTATTCTGCTTCCCAAATTGTTATATTATGCTTATTTTTTTAATTCAATTGAGATCCATCTAGAAACTGGAAAACTGGATGGAGAATTTCATATAAACATCGTGGTTAAGTTAATGAGTATAAGGCTAATTGGTCATTTTGTGGTGTAACAGTGCATAAAGCAATATGATGAAGCTGCAGACTTATGCTGGACTGAGTGTATCTGCCACACTGGCTGCTATATATCATGCGTTTAGTAGTAGAGGGCAGTTTTATCCAGCAACAGTTTATTTATCGACCTCGAAAGTTTGTTTAGTACTTCTTCTCAACATGGGTTTAGTGATCATGTGCATTACGTGGCAGTTGATTAAAAAGATTTTTCTTGGTTCACTTCGAGAAGCCGAGGTCGAGAGATTAAATGAACAATCGTGGCGAGAAGTTATGGAAATCCTCTTCGCTATTACTATATTTCGACAGGATTTTTCGGTTATGTTTCTTGCTATGGTGACTGGTCTGTTACTGATAAAGTCTTTGCATTGGTTGGCTCAAAAGAGAGTTGAATACATTGAAACAACACCGACTGTTCCGAAATTGTCTCATATTCGGATTGTTTCTTTCATGGGGTTCCTTCTTTTTGTAGACTGTCTTTTTTTGTATAACTCGGTGAAGTACTTGATACAAACGCGACAACCTTCGGTTTCCATTTTCTTTTCATTTGAGTAAGTTAGTTGAGCTTTacatatgttaatgttaatatcattttgtTTGCAAGTGACTTGTTTACTGCTATCTCTTCTATAAATTCCAGTTTTGTAGGCTTGATTTAAGATTGTTTATTCACATTTTTCGTTTACAGGTACATGATATTGGCAACAGCGACAATATCAACATTTGTTAAATATTTATTCTATGTCACTGATATGCTTATGGAAGGACAGTGGGAAAGAAAAGCTGTGTACACCTTCTATTTGGAGCTTATTCGTGACTTGCTTCACTTATCTTTGTATTTGGGCTTTTTCGTAGCAATTTTTGTGTAAGTACGACGTCCCACTTTGATCTTGTTCACATGAAGCTTATATATACCCATTTTAAATTCTGCACTTCAAGCTCCCATATAGGCTGATAAACATATATGGAAAGTTTGATCACTTGTGTGTCTGCTTGCTTGCCTATGTATTACTTGTGCATGTTCTTTTCTATATGTGCAATGTTAAGACGTTTTGTTTTCCAGGAACTATGGTGTGCCTCTGCACTTGATTCGTGAGCTGTACGAGACATTCAGGAACTTTAAGCTGCGTATTTCTGATTACATCCGTTATCGGAAAATCACATCAAATATGAATGATCGCTTTCCAGATGCAACACCTGAAGAGTTGAATTCGTTAGTTGATTATCCCTTTAAATACTTCACATTCAGATGTGTAAGCACGTGTGTATATCTACATCAGTGATGTGTTCT
The window above is part of the Rutidosis leptorrhynchoides isolate AG116_Rl617_1_P2 chromosome 1, CSIRO_AGI_Rlap_v1, whole genome shotgun sequence genome. Proteins encoded here:
- the LOC139860110 gene encoding ERAD-associated E3 ubiquitin-protein ligase HRD1B-like, translating into MMKLQTYAGLSVSATLAAIYHAFSSRGQFYPATVYLSTSKVCLVLLLNMGLVIMCITWQLIKKIFLGSLREAEVERLNEQSWREVMEILFAITIFRQDFSVMFLAMVTGLLLIKSLHWLAQKRVEYIETTPTVPKLSHIRIVSFMGFLLFVDCLFLYNSVKYLIQTRQPSVSIFFSFEYMILATATISTFVKYLFYVTDMLMEGQWERKAVYTFYLELIRDLLHLSLYLGFFVAIFVNYGVPLHLIRELYETFRNFKLRISDYIRYRKITSNMNDRFPDATPEELNSSDATCIICREEMTTAKKLVCGHLFHVHCLRSWLERQHTCPICRAPVIPNEGGTTTTRSGAGAHRQGTNSANTSSQDRTGDGMRSGNHSRDQKRVQAAAAAASIYQKSFVYPSPSSLTWSSGYTVLPNQSAPSTNVNNAASSDGHNNSVSNNTASFSSLPFPQSSYMPVQASGASPNHVDGWSTNLPMSASQLEAQEKVIQHQIEILQNQLQRLQKLATEKSSVAESSSSSSNSSWEMDLPVPSDSKGKAVSSSSSSLLISGVEQNQHKRDDLNNSPL